Proteins found in one Prochlorococcus marinus XMU1405 genomic segment:
- a CDS encoding ABC transporter permease, giving the protein MNLNKYLKVYKKFLHTSLASELEYKTNILVDLITAILSLVGSIFLLSIFFQNNGYIGGWKFEQALIIQAIYTILNGITNTWFNPNLTEIVKHIREGTLDFVLLKPIDSQFFISLKKINPSGFLEIMLGFFLLLFCIRLNQINLTLSFLSLSLITISCSISILYSLWFFISTTTIWFVKTWNAIEVLRSFLYIGRFPLNSFSFSLRVFFSIFIPIAFITTIPSEVFLGLSQLWKILLEVIVASVFLITSRKFWLFALKFYSSASS; this is encoded by the coding sequence ATGAATTTAAACAAATATTTAAAAGTTTATAAAAAATTCTTACATACTTCTTTGGCTTCTGAATTGGAGTATAAGACAAATATATTAGTTGATTTAATTACTGCAATTTTAAGTTTAGTAGGAAGTATTTTTCTATTATCTATTTTCTTTCAAAATAATGGCTATATTGGAGGGTGGAAATTTGAACAGGCACTAATAATCCAAGCTATTTATACAATTTTGAATGGAATAACAAATACATGGTTCAATCCTAATCTTACAGAAATAGTTAAACATATAAGAGAAGGAACATTAGACTTCGTACTTTTAAAACCTATTGATAGTCAATTTTTTATTTCATTAAAAAAAATAAATCCATCTGGATTTTTAGAAATTATGCTTGGATTTTTCTTGTTGCTCTTCTGCATAAGATTAAATCAAATAAATTTAACTTTAAGTTTTCTAAGCCTATCCTTGATTACGATAAGCTGCTCGATTAGTATTCTATATAGCCTGTGGTTTTTTATATCTACTACTACTATTTGGTTTGTTAAGACTTGGAATGCAATAGAAGTATTGAGATCATTTCTTTATATTGGAAGATTTCCTCTAAATTCATTTTCATTTTCTCTAAGAGTTTTTTTTAGTATTTTCATTCCTATTGCTTTTATAACTACAATTCCTTCTGAAGTTTTTCTAGGACTTTCTCAATTGTGGAAAATATTGCTTGAAGTTATTGTTGCTTCAGTATTCCTTATAACTTCAAGAAAGTTCTGGTTATTCGCATTAAAGTTCTATTCATCAGCATCTAGCTAA